In one Culex quinquefasciatus strain JHB chromosome 2, VPISU_Cqui_1.0_pri_paternal, whole genome shotgun sequence genomic region, the following are encoded:
- the LOC6036150 gene encoding non-lysosomal glucosylceramidase, with product MDGDSAQSFCEFKQQVSAVPQYGLKLKFNHVYPETRNQNLKPSFRQIWPIIPMALRYIPYYWKVSREGRQVLMDYWYTENGKQIYGAPIGGIGAGTIGRGFAGEFCRFQMRPGLYEYNTVHANQFIVTIKDENNVTNFQSLLSSYSRPKTPLASWESTINSSKCSYTALYPRAWSEYDLSEHGIKLIQRQISPIIPHDYKESSLPVAVFAWTVENVCGKDRHVTITFTFKNGTGNKKQDAEGNAETVAFAHGTAKGVSIRQTIADLPCTYCVACKTSSEINLTRCEKFDPSGNGEKLWNDLKENGHLTEKSGDESMKTKDVAVAVSAQILVPSESSSELEFSLVWDMPKIHFTKKMKEYYKYYTKYFGKNGDAGPVISDYALRNYGKWESLIDEWQRPILDDSDLPDWYKSAIFNELYFIADGGSIWLAVDDTTLPYDDPRLAYGRYAYLEGHEYRMYNTYDVHFYASHALASLWPNLQVSLQYDYKDAVQREITEGRKHLYDGKVIPRKIKSSVPHDLGDPDEEPFELINAYPIHDVSEWKDLNTKFILQVYRDYYTLNHYAQLNADNASKFSSIEFIDKESMFEMYVQDNRNKVSPEEKAQNRKSASMYINETNGKVYLMDAMTYLKSMYPACKQVLEKTLEWDKDNDGLIENSKSPDQTYDTWVMDGPSSYCGGLWLASLHCMSVMANLLDQSEDCIKYREILEKGKASFEEKLWNGSYYKFDSQSTSKNSIMSDQLCGHWYLRCCGFDYDIVPKENVRTALKTIYDNNVMRFCGGNMGAVNGYIPSSQPNKDGRADSSTLQAEEVWTGVTYALASTMIHEGMFTEAFQTAGGLYQTLSEKIGMSFETPEALYAERHYRAIGYMRPLSIWSMQTAWEQKKQNRD from the exons ATGGATGGCGATAGTGCTCAATCGTTCTGCGAGTTCAAACAACAAGTGTCCGCGGTGCCCCAGTACGGCCTCAAGCTCAAGTTCAACCATGTCTACCCGGAAACGAGGAACCAGAACCTGAAGCCGTCGTTCCGCCAGATCTGGCCCATCATCCCGATGGCACTAAG GTACATCCCGTACTACTGGAAGGTGTCACGCGAGGGCCGCCAGGTGCTGATGGACTACTGGTACACGGAAAACGGGAAGCAGATTTACGGTGCCCCGATCGGCGGCATCGGCGCCGGCACCATTGGGCGGGGATTCGCCGGCGAGTTTTGCCGCTTCCAGATGCGGCCGGGCCTGTACGAGTACAACACGGTGCACGCGAACCAGTTCATCGTCACCATCAAAGACGAGAACAATGTGACCAATTTCCAGAGTCTGCTTTCTTCGTACAG TCGCCCCAAAACGCCGCTGGCCAGTTGGGAGAGCACCATCAACTCGTCCAAGTGCAGCTACACGGCGCTGTATCCGCGGGCCTGGTCCGAGTACGACCTCAGCGAGCACGGCATCAAGCTGATTCAGCGGCAGATTTCGCCGATCATACCCCATGACTACAAGGAAAGCTCGCTGCCGGTGGCCGTCTTCGCGTGGACCGTCGAGAACGTGTGCGGCAAGGATCGGCACGTGACGATTACGTTCACGTTCAAGAACGGAACCGGCAATAAGAAGCAGGATGCCGAGGGAAACGCGGAAACGGTGGCGTTTGCCCACGGGACGGCCAAGGGAGTCAGTATTAGGCAGACGATCGCGGACTTGCCGTGCACTTACTGTGTCGCCTGTAAGACTTCGTCGGAGATCAACCTGACGCGGTGCGAGAAGTTTGATCCGAGCGGAAACGGGGAGAAGCTGTGGAATGATTTGAAGGAGAATGGCCACCTGACGGAGAAGTCCGGCGACGAGAGTATGAAGA CTAAAGACGTCGCCGTAGCGGTCAGCGCACAAATTCTGGTTCCTTCCGAGTCCAGCTCGGAGCTGGAGTTCTCGCTGGTGTGGGACATGCCAAAGATTCACTTTACCAAAAAGATGAAAGAGTACTACAAGTACTACACCAAATATTTCGGCAAAAACGGCGATGCCGGGCCCGTGATCTCGGACTATGCGCTGCGCAACTACGGCAAGTGGGAGTCACTGATAGACGAGTGGCAGCGGCCCATTCTGGATGATAG TGACCTTCCCGACTGGTACAAGAGTGCCATCTTCAACGAGCTGTACTTTATCGCGGACGGTGGCAGCATTTGGCTGGCCGTGGACGACACCACCCTTCCGTACGATGATCCCAG ATTGGCCTACGGTCGCTACGCGTACCTCGAAGGGCACGAGTATCGTATGTACAATACGTACGACGTTCATTTCTATGCGTCGCACGCGCTGGCCAGCTTGTGGCCGAATCTACAA GTCAGCTTACAGTACGACTACAAGGATGCTGTACAACGGGAGATAACCGAGGGACGGAAGCATCTCTACGACGGGAAGGTCATTCCGCGGAAGATTAAAAGTTCCGTGCCGCACGACCTTGGTGATCCTG ACGAGGAACCGTTCGAGCTGATCAACGCGTACCCGATCCACGACGTGTCCGAGTGGAAGGATCTGAACACCAAGTTCATCCTGCAGGTGTACCGCGACTACTACACGCTCAACCACTACGCCCAGCTGAACGCGGACAATGCGAGCAAGTTCAGCTCGATCGAGTTCATCGACAAGGAGAGCATGTTCGAGATGTACGTGCAGGACAACCGCAACAAGGTCTCGCCCGAGGAGAAGGCCCAGAACCGGAAGTCGGCGTCGATGTACATTAACGAGACGAATGGGAAGGTTTACTTGATGGACGCGATGACCTACTTGAAAAGCATGTATCCGGCCTGCAAGCAGGTGCTGGAGAAGACCCTCGAGTGGGACAAGGATAACGATGGGCTGATCGAGAACAGCAAGTCGCCGGATCAAACGTACGACACGTGGGTCATGGACGGGCCGAGCTCGTACTGTGGTGGGCTGTGGTTGGCCAGTCTACACTGCATGTCGGTTATGGCGAACTTGCTGGATCAGTCCGAGGATTGCATTAAATAtcgtgaaattttggaaaaaggcAAAGCCTCGTTCGAGGAGAAGCTATGGAATGGGTCGTACTACAAGTTTGACAGCCAGAGCACTTCCAAGAACTCGATCATGTCCGACCAGCTGTGTGGCCACTGGTATCTACGCTGCTGCGGGTTCGATTATGACATCGTCCCGAAAGAAAACGTCCGAACGGCTCTGAAGACCATCTACGACAACAACGTGATGCGGTTCTGCGGAGGCAACATGGGCGCCGTCAACGGGTACATCCCGAGCAGTCAGCCCAACAAGGACGGCCGAGCGGACAGCTCTACCCTGCAAGCCGAAGAGGTGTGGACCGGGGTGACGTACGCCCTGGCCTCGACCATGATTCACGAGGGCATGTTTACGGAAGCGTTCCAGACGGCCGGAGGCCTCTACCAAACGCTTTCGGAGAAGATTGGCATGAGCTTCGAAACGCCGGAAGCGCTGTACGCGGAACGGCACTACCGAGCCATCGGCTACATGAGACCGCTCAGTATTTGGTCAATGCAAACCGCTTGGgaacaaaagaaacaaaataggGACTAA